The Halobacterium hubeiense genome contains the following window.
GCTCGTCGCGGTCGTACTCGGCGAGCACGTTCCCGAGCACGCGCTCGCTCTCGCCCTCGGAGTACATGTTCGCGGTGTCGAAGAAGTTCACGCCCAGCTCGATGGCGCGCTCGATGACGGGCCGCGCGTCTTCTTCGTCTAACACCCACGGCCGCCACTCCGAGGAGCCGAAGCTCATGCAGCCCAGACAGATTCGGGAGACCTCCATCCCGGTGTCCCCGAGCGTCGTGTACTCCATGCGGGAACCGTCGGCCGCGTGGCTCAAAGGCGTTCGCCCGCCGGAAATCACCGGGGACCACTCCGAACGCCGACCTATCCGCGCAGCAGATCGGCGTCCGCGCGAATCTCCTCGTAGACTCCCTCGGCCCACTCGACGGCCCGTGGCTCGTCGTTCCGGACGACGCCGGCGATGCCGTGGTCGTCGAACACGAGCGCGCAGACGACCGTCCGTGCGGGCTGTTCGGCGAGCACGAGCCCGTAGTCGAGCACCGTGGACGCCTCCCGGAGCGTCAGCCGCCCGGTCGCCAGCGCCTCCTCGACCACGTCGGCGTGCGAGGAGACGAGTTCCGCCAGCGCCGCCGGGGCGACCGTGAGGTCCACGGGCGTCTCCGCTTCGACGATGCGGTCGCGGAACCGCACGACGTTCCCGTCGAGGACCGCGGGCGCGAACCCCCGAACCGCGGTCGCGTCCTCGAGGACCGACTGGTACGCGACGTAGGGTCGCTGGGGCGCGACCGGGTCCGACAGCACGACGTCCGCGCCGCGCAACAGCGCGCCGTCCAACCGCGCGTCCGCCGGCAGCACGTCCAGCAGTTCACTCGCGGCGTCGAGGGCGTCCAGCGTCGCCGCGAACTCCTCGTACGCGTCGAGCGCGAGCCGGCCGCGCAGCGTCAGGGAGACGCCCCCGTCGCGCTCGACGAATCCGTCGCCCTCCAGCGTGCGGACCGCGCGGTCGACGGTCGAGCGGGACGCCGACAGCGCCCCCACGAGGTCGGGCTTGGACTGCGCGCCGTCTCGAAGCGAGCGCAGTAGCTCCGCGCGCCGCGCGAGCACCGCCACCGAGTCGTCGGCCGGCGTCATCGTAGCACCGAATTAGTTCCTCCTACCAGTCGTAGGTACATAAATGGCCGTCAGAGTTAACACGCAATCCCCGACTGGCGGTGACGTGTGCAAACGGTAAGGTGAAGGGGACCGCCTATCGACAGTCTAGTGCTGGTGTACGAACACCGGCTGTGCCTCTGACATGCTCCACGCCGCCGGCCCCTCGCCGGCGGCTATCGGAGCGCCGACACCACACCGCCCAGCGGCTGTCCTGCGGTAGAGACCTTCGTCGCCCAGTTACGCGACCGGCTCGACGAGCTCCGGGCGGTCGTTCGCCGGATTGTTCACTGCTTCCGACACCGGCCACGCCTCGAAGTCCACGCCGCTCGGTTCGAGGAGGTCGCGGGGGTCCTCGGCGGACAGCCACCGCTCGCCCGCCTCGGGATCGAGGACGACCGCCATCCGGTGGTGGTAGTCCTCGAGGAAGTCGTTGGGCTCGGTCGTGACGACGGTGAACGACTGCACCGGCTCGGCCTCCCGACTGGGGCCGCCGCCCGCGAACTCCCCGAGCCCGGTCTGCTTCTGCTCGGGCGTCCACGTCTCCCAGAGGCCCGCCAGCAGGAGCGGCTTCCCGTCCGTCCGGGAGACGAAGTACGGCTGCTTACCGTCGTCGGTCTCGGTCCACTCGTAGAAGCCGTCTGCGGGGACGAGACACCGCCGCTGCTCGTACACCTCCGCGAACAGCCGGTTCTCGGTCAGCGACTCGGCGCGAGCGTTGATTGGGTCGGGGCCGTCCTTCGGGCCCTCCGACCACGACGGCACCAGCCCCCAGCGCGCCGTCGAGAACTCGGTCGAATTCTCGTCCAGAATCACGGGCAACTCCTCGGATGGCGCGGCGTTGTACGTCGCCTCGTAGCTGGCGTCGTCCAAGTCGAACTCCGCGGCGAGCTCGTCGGGGTCGCTGAACAGCGCGTACCGGCCACACATACCCGAGCGGAAGTGCCGGACGGTAAAAGTCAGTCCGGTAGCGCGGCCTCGAGGTCGTCGAGGACCGACTGGTTCCCGACGAACGTCGGCACGCGCTCGTGGAGGCTGTCCGGTTCGACGTCGAGCAGCGACTGCGAGCCGTCGCTGGACGCGCCGCCGGCCTGTTCGACGACGAACGCGATGGGCATCGACTCGAAGTGCGCGCGGAGCTTCCCCTCGGGGCGGGACTGCAGGCCCGGATACCCGAAGACGCCGCCGTACGTCAGCACCTGGTTCACGTCCGCAATCATCGCGCCGCCGTACCGGAGCTTCAGATCGTCCTCGACGTCGCGGACGAACCCCTCGAAGTCCGCGGTCCAGTCCGGCACGCGCCCGCCGAACCCGTAGACCACCGGGTCCGCGGGGAGTTCGACGGGACCGAGGTTCGTGCGCCCGTCTTCGCCCACGAGGTATTCGGTCACGTCGTCGTCGCGGGCGACGACCATCGTCGTCGTCGGGCCGTACAGCACGAACCCCGCGGCGACGAGGCTCCGCCCGGAGGAGGGCAGTTGCTCGTCGTAGACGCCGACGACCGTGCCGCAGGGGTTGTTCGACTTGACGTTCGAGGAACCGTCCAGCGGGTCCACGGCGACCGCGTAGCCGTCGTCGGCGTCCCCGACGACGTCGAGGTCGTCGCGCTCCTCGCTGGCGTACCAGTTCACGCCGTCGAGGTCCGCGAACTGCTCGAACAGCAGGTCGTCGGCCCACACGTCCGCCTCCAACTGGACGTCCCCGGAGACGTTCTCCGTGGCCGCCTTCGCGCGGCGCTTCGGGAGCCCGTCCCGAATCTCGGGCGCGGCGTCGGCGACGACGTCGAAAACTGCCTCGACCACCATCAGATGCGGTCCAGCGCCTCGTCGACGCTCGTCTCCTCGTAGATGACCGCTTCGAGCGCATCGAGGAACGGCTCGGGCTCCTCGCGCTGCCAGACGTTGCGCCCGACCGCCAGCCCCTTCGCGCCCGCGTCCACGGCGCCCTTCACGCTCTCGAGGAAGTCGCGGTCGCTGGTCTTCGACCCGCCGGACATCACGACGTCCGTCGGCCCCGCCATGTCCACGGCGAACGACATCGCCTCCGTGCTACCGGGGTACTTCACCTTCGCGACGTCCGCGCCGAGTTCCAGCGCCTGCCGCGCCGCGTACGCGATGGTCTCCGGCGACGTGTCGTCCTTGAGGCCCTGCCCGCGCGGGTACGACCACATCACGACCGGGAGGTCGTAGTCCCGGGCGGCCTCCTGCGCCCGCCGGAACTCCTCTGCCATCTCTATCTCGTGGTTCGAACCGCCGTACAGCGTGAACCCGATGGCGTCCGCGCCGAGCTCCGCCGCGTAGTCGACCGACCAGTTCACCGCCGAGTCCGGCTCGCCCATCCAGAGGTTCGACGTGCCGTTGAGCTTCGCGAGCAGGTTCACGTCGTCCTCGTAGGAGGGGTAGTACGCCTCCGCGATGCCCTTCTGGACGGCCATCGCCGACACCGCGTCGTGGGTGGCGATGTCCCAGACGTTCCCGGGGTCCATCGTCTCGGGCACTTCCCTGAAGTCCACCGGGCCGTGTTCGAGCCCGTGGTCGTACGCGAGAATCAGTACCTTCCCGTCGCGCGAGATCGGAGAGTCCTCGAAGGGACGCATCACGTGAACGTGCGGCGAGGACGTATAAGTGTCTAACTGTCCGCGAGCCGGTCCGAGGCGCCGAAATTCCGTATTTTTACTGCGCTCCGAGTAACTACTGCTCGTGGTCGACGGCGGCCCGCTTCCACGCCGCGACCGCCTCCTCGGAGACGCCCAGCGAGTCCGCGACGTGCTCGACGTGCGCGGTTGCGAGGCTCCGAACGGAGGTCACGCCCGCGCGAGCCAGCAACCTCGCGTCCGCCTCGTCCACGCCCTCGACTGCGGTGACGGGCGTCGGCGTCGACTGCTCGCGCCACTCTCGCTCGTCGCGCTCGGGCGACGCCTCGCCGTCGTCGCCGTTCGGCCACGACCGATCGCGCCACGCAGCCTCCTCCTCGGTTTCGTCGATGCCGGTCTCCGCGCCGTCGCTCGGAGTAACGGGTTGCTCTCGCCACGCCGACTCCTCGGCGGTCGCGTCCCCGCTGCCGTCGGCGGACGCCTCATCGTCGCCGTAGCTCGCGGCGACCCACTCGCGCTCCTCGTCGTGGAGGCCACGCACTTGCTCGGCGCGCTGGTCGAGGTCCTGTCCGCCCTCGAACGACCACTGGAGGGAGTGCTCGCGGCGGATGCGCGCGGCGACCCCGGGGTTGACGCCGACCTCGACGAGTTCCGCGTGCGAGACCGCCTTCGATTCGAGGTCGCGGGCGTCCACGCCGGCGTCGATGAGGACGTCCGCGGTCGCTGGCCCGACGCAGCTCAACGACAGCAACGCGTCCCGCGTGTCCTCGTCTGCCACAGTTGCTGGGACGAAGCCCCCGAAGGTGCTTGAGTGTTTCCACGTTCCGGCACGCTTAGGTGAGCGCCAGCCGGAGTCGCGACTATGCGAGACCTCCAAGACATCGAGACGGTCGGCGTCGTCGGCGCCGGCACGATGGGCGCCGGCATCGCGCAGGTCGCCGCGACCGCCGGCTACGACGTCGTGATGCGGGACATCGAGGCGGAGTTCGTCGAGCAGGGCTTCGACCGCATCGAGGACTCCCTCGACCGCCTCGCAGAGAAGGGCGAGGTCGATGCAGACGAGCGCGACGACGTCCTCGACCGCATCACGGGGACGACCGACCTCGGAGACTTCTCGGACTCGGACCTCGTCGTGGAGGCGGCCGTCGAGAACATGGACATCAAGCGCGACATCTTCTCGGAGCTGGACGACGAGGTCCCCGACGACGTGCCGCTCGCGACGAACACCTCCACGCTCTCGATTACGACCATCGCCGCCGCGACCGACCGCGAGGAGCGTATCGTCGGCCTCCACTTCATGAACCCCGTGCCCGTGATGAAGGGCGTGGAGGTCGTCGTCGGCGAGAAGACCAGCGAGGCGGTGGTCGACCTCGCCCACGACTTCGCGGAAGCGCTCGGCAAGGAGACGTGGGAGTCCGACGACAAGCCCGGGTTCGTGACGAACCGCATTCTGATGCCGTGGATCAACGAGGGCATCCGCGCGTTCGACGAGGGCGTCGCCACGAAGGAGGACATCGACAAGGGGATGAAACTCGGCACGAACGTCCCGATGGGTCCTCTCGAACTCGCCGACCACATCGGCCTCGACATCTGCTTGGACGCCAGCGAGACGCTCCACGAGGAGCTCGGCGACCGCTACAAGCCCGCGTACCTCCTCAAGCGCAAGGTCGACGCCGGTGACCTCGGCAAGAAGACCGGGAAGGGGTTCTACGAGTACGACGACGAGTCGTAAGCGGACGAGTTGTTACTGGGGCTTGCAGGCGGCGAACTCTTCCGGCGTGCGCTGCCGCCGTTCCGCGTCCGAGCACACCGGCTGGCTGTCAGGTCACGCGCCGGGGTGGTCCCGGCTTCCTACTTGAACCTACGTAGCCGACGAGCCAGTATCCGCGAGCCGAGCGGTCCGAAGGACCCGAGGCGAGCGGTTCACCGCGCGAACGAAGTGAGCGCGGGCCGACGAGCGACCGTAGGGAGCGAGGAGTGCTTTTTCCGCAAGTTTTTGCAAGCGACGGCGCGCGTAGCGCGCCGAGCGCTGGAAAAAGTGCGTTTAGAAGCTACTCTTCAGTTTCTCGAAGAAGCCCTGTTCGACGTCGATTTCTTCGCCGCCGGCTTCCGCGAACTGCTCTAAGGCTTCGCGCTGTTCGTCGTTGAGGGATTCCGGCGTGACGACTTGGACAGTGACGTAGAGGTCGCCGCTGCCGCGGCCGCGCAGGCGGGGCATCCCCTTGCCTTTGAGGCGGAAGGTTTCGCCGCTCTGGGTGCCGGCTTCGAGGTCGAACGTGGCGCCGCCGTCGAGCGTGGGGACTTCGATTTCGTCGCCGAAGACGGCTTGGGGGAACGAGACGGCGTGGCGGTGGTGGAGGTCGTTGCCGTCGCGTTCGAAGTCCGGGTGGTCTTCGACGTCGACTTCGACGAGCAGGTCGCCGTTGCGCGCGCCGCGGTCGCCGGGCGCGCCTTCGCCGTCCATGCGGAGCGTCTGTCCGGAGCGGATGCCTGCCGGCACGTCGACCGTGAGCGTCGCCTGTTCGCGAACCTGGCCCTGTCCGCTGCAGGTCGAACACGTCTCGGAGGCGAGTTCGCCGTCGCCACCGCAGCGCGAAC
Protein-coding sequences here:
- a CDS encoding class I fructose-bisphosphate aldolase, giving the protein MRPFEDSPISRDGKVLILAYDHGLEHGPVDFREVPETMDPGNVWDIATHDAVSAMAVQKGIAEAYYPSYEDDVNLLAKLNGTSNLWMGEPDSAVNWSVDYAAELGADAIGFTLYGGSNHEIEMAEEFRRAQEAARDYDLPVVMWSYPRGQGLKDDTSPETIAYAARQALELGADVAKVKYPGSTEAMSFAVDMAGPTDVVMSGGSKTSDRDFLESVKGAVDAGAKGLAVGRNVWQREEPEPFLDALEAVIYEETSVDEALDRI
- a CDS encoding SOS response-associated peptidase; this translates as MCGRYALFSDPDELAAEFDLDDASYEATYNAAPSEELPVILDENSTEFSTARWGLVPSWSEGPKDGPDPINARAESLTENRLFAEVYEQRRCLVPADGFYEWTETDDGKQPYFVSRTDGKPLLLAGLWETWTPEQKQTGLGEFAGGGPSREAEPVQSFTVVTTEPNDFLEDYHHRMAVVLDPEAGERWLSAEDPRDLLEPSGVDFEAWPVSEAVNNPANDRPELVEPVA
- a CDS encoding 3-hydroxyacyl-CoA dehydrogenase family protein, with the protein product MRDLQDIETVGVVGAGTMGAGIAQVAATAGYDVVMRDIEAEFVEQGFDRIEDSLDRLAEKGEVDADERDDVLDRITGTTDLGDFSDSDLVVEAAVENMDIKRDIFSELDDEVPDDVPLATNTSTLSITTIAAATDREERIVGLHFMNPVPVMKGVEVVVGEKTSEAVVDLAHDFAEALGKETWESDDKPGFVTNRILMPWINEGIRAFDEGVATKEDIDKGMKLGTNVPMGPLELADHIGLDICLDASETLHEELGDRYKPAYLLKRKVDAGDLGKKTGKGFYEYDDES
- a CDS encoding helix-turn-helix transcriptional regulator: MTPADDSVAVLARRAELLRSLRDGAQSKPDLVGALSASRSTVDRAVRTLEGDGFVERDGGVSLTLRGRLALDAYEEFAATLDALDAASELLDVLPADARLDGALLRGADVVLSDPVAPQRPYVAYQSVLEDATAVRGFAPAVLDGNVVRFRDRIVEAETPVDLTVAPAALAELVSSHADVVEEALATGRLTLREASTVLDYGLVLAEQPARTVVCALVFDDHGIAGVVRNDEPRAVEWAEGVYEEIRADADLLRG
- a CDS encoding helix-hairpin-helix domain-containing protein, whose protein sequence is MADEDTRDALLSLSCVGPATADVLIDAGVDARDLESKAVSHAELVEVGVNPGVAARIRREHSLQWSFEGGQDLDQRAEQVRGLHDEEREWVAASYGDDEASADGSGDATAEESAWREQPVTPSDGAETGIDETEEEAAWRDRSWPNGDDGEASPERDEREWREQSTPTPVTAVEGVDEADARLLARAGVTSVRSLATAHVEHVADSLGVSEEAVAAWKRAAVDHEQ
- a CDS encoding class 1 fructose-bisphosphatase; its protein translation is MVVEAVFDVVADAAPEIRDGLPKRRAKAATENVSGDVQLEADVWADDLLFEQFADLDGVNWYASEERDDLDVVGDADDGYAVAVDPLDGSSNVKSNNPCGTVVGVYDEQLPSSGRSLVAAGFVLYGPTTTMVVARDDDVTEYLVGEDGRTNLGPVELPADPVVYGFGGRVPDWTADFEGFVRDVEDDLKLRYGGAMIADVNQVLTYGGVFGYPGLQSRPEGKLRAHFESMPIAFVVEQAGGASSDGSQSLLDVEPDSLHERVPTFVGNQSVLDDLEAALPD